The Croceicoccus marinus genome contains a region encoding:
- a CDS encoding bactofilin family protein has translation MASSSFSVLGSDIKITGNISASEDLHVDGSIDGDIHCGSLVQGESSVVNGAIEADSARLAGTVDGSITAKTLVILKTARITGDVHYDTLTIEQGASVEGKFAQRAHGSAPARSGADAESEPKLSLAT, from the coding sequence ATGGCATCCTCCAGCTTCTCCGTCCTTGGCTCCGACATCAAGATTACCGGCAATATCAGCGCCAGCGAAGACCTGCATGTCGATGGCAGCATCGACGGCGACATCCATTGCGGATCGCTGGTGCAGGGCGAATCCAGCGTGGTGAACGGCGCGATCGAGGCGGATAGCGCGCGGCTTGCCGGCACGGTGGACGGATCGATCACGGCAAAGACTCTGGTGATCCTGAAGACCGCCCGCATCACCGGCGATGTGCATTACGACACGCTGACCATCGAACAGGGTGCGAGTGTCGAGGGAAAGTTCGCCCAGCGCGCGCATGGCTCGGCGCCCGCAAGGAGCGGCGCTGACGCCGAAAGCGAGCCGAAGCTGTCGCTGGCGACCTAG
- a CDS encoding M23 family metallopeptidase, whose amino-acid sequence MAQAAQSTLTARIRGWFPDREFIMRSQGQVRFVRISSSLQMKAAGGAAALAMVWSATMGVALVSEWNTRTNAAELNARAAKVATAESWVSAYRDGLDEVADDLSRRQAFIEDMVGDHLGEMPGTGAVQGVQDSTAETRRTVQKVSAVLPEAAGLARLEARQLAFVEGLTRLADKRADDAARAIRTLGLDPATVARMNLQNTAMGGPFEAFGSGDDALDPRFEKLASSLSRMAALERGLEGIPNVLPGRRDMISSPFGYRRDPFTGRAAMHSGLDFRGATGTPIRAAAKGRVSFVGRKGGYGNVVEIRHGNGVMTRYAHMSKFDARVGDRVEAGETVGRIGSTGRSTGPHLHFEVRINNRAVDPRPMLEKGASILGARRVLETGKTDRFAAADH is encoded by the coding sequence TTGGCGCAAGCTGCCCAAAGCACGCTTACCGCCCGGATAAGGGGCTGGTTTCCTGACCGCGAGTTCATCATGCGCTCGCAGGGGCAGGTCCGTTTCGTACGGATTTCCTCATCGCTTCAGATGAAGGCGGCCGGCGGCGCCGCCGCGCTGGCGATGGTGTGGTCCGCCACGATGGGTGTCGCGCTGGTCAGCGAATGGAACACCCGCACCAATGCCGCCGAGCTGAATGCCCGCGCCGCCAAGGTCGCCACCGCCGAAAGCTGGGTCAGCGCCTATCGCGACGGGCTTGACGAGGTTGCCGACGATCTGTCGCGCCGCCAGGCCTTTATCGAGGACATGGTCGGGGATCATCTGGGCGAGATGCCCGGCACCGGCGCGGTACAGGGCGTCCAGGACTCCACCGCCGAGACCCGCCGTACGGTCCAGAAGGTCAGCGCCGTCCTGCCCGAGGCTGCCGGCCTCGCCAGGCTCGAGGCGCGCCAGCTCGCCTTTGTCGAAGGGCTGACCCGCCTGGCCGACAAGCGCGCCGACGATGCGGCCAGGGCGATCCGGACGCTCGGCCTCGATCCCGCGACGGTCGCGCGCATGAACCTGCAGAACACCGCGATGGGCGGCCCGTTCGAGGCGTTCGGTTCGGGCGACGACGCGCTAGACCCCCGGTTCGAGAAACTGGCCAGCTCGCTGTCGCGCATGGCCGCGCTGGAACGCGGGCTGGAAGGCATTCCCAATGTGCTGCCCGGCCGCCGCGACATGATCTCCTCCCCCTTCGGCTATCGCCGCGATCCGTTCACGGGCCGCGCCGCGATGCACTCGGGCCTCGACTTCCGCGGCGCGACCGGCACGCCGATCCGCGCCGCCGCCAAGGGCCGCGTCAGCTTCGTCGGGCGCAAGGGCGGCTATGGCAATGTGGTCGAGATTCGCCATGGCAATGGCGTGATGACCCGCTATGCACACATGTCGAAGTTCGATGCGCGCGTCGGCGACCGGGTCGAGGCCGGCGAGACCGTCGGCCGGATCGGCAGCACCGGGCGTTCGACCGGGCCGCATCTGCATTTCGAAGTCCGTATCAACAATCGCGCGGTCGATCCGCGCCCCATGCTGGAAAAGGGCGCCAGCATTCTTGGAGCAAGACGTGTTCTCGAAACAGGAAAAACCGACCGCTTCGCCGCGGCCGACCACTAA
- a CDS encoding glutamate-5-semialdehyde dehydrogenase translates to MDTVIEKQTEAPLSAEDSAALIDRLARKARNAQKVLASMSDAEKADALRAAAAALRDHAGDILAANARDIAAGEERGLSGAMLDRLRLDEDRLEGIAAAVENVADLPDPVGQVIDRSERPNGLQFARVRVPVGVIGIIYESRPNVTADAATLCVRAGNAALLRGGSEAVHSNRAINKALAEGLAKGGVPEGAVQLIPTQDRAAVGAMLKAAGLIDMIVPRGGKSLVARVQEEARVPVLAHLDGINHTFVHASADKTMAEDIVLNAKLRRTGVCGAMETLLIDRNYPDAAGVVKKLLDADCEVRGDEAARKLDERVKPADDEDWDTEYLEAIASVAIVDGMDAALDHIAAHSSGHTDAIVASDADAVETFLNNVDSAIVMANASSQFADGGEFGLGAEIGIATGRLHARGPVALEGLTTYKWQVRGSGQTRP, encoded by the coding sequence ATGGACACTGTAATCGAAAAGCAAACCGAAGCCCCCCTTTCCGCCGAAGACAGCGCCGCGCTGATCGACAGGCTGGCCCGCAAGGCGCGTAACGCGCAAAAGGTGCTGGCCAGCATGAGCGACGCCGAGAAGGCCGACGCCCTGCGCGCCGCCGCCGCCGCGCTGCGCGATCATGCCGGTGACATCCTGGCCGCCAACGCCCGGGATATCGCCGCGGGCGAGGAACGCGGATTGTCGGGCGCGATGCTGGATCGGCTGCGCCTGGACGAGGACAGGCTGGAAGGCATCGCCGCCGCGGTCGAGAATGTGGCCGACCTGCCCGATCCGGTGGGACAGGTGATCGACCGCTCCGAACGACCGAACGGCCTGCAGTTCGCGCGCGTGCGCGTTCCCGTCGGCGTGATCGGCATCATCTATGAAAGCCGCCCCAACGTGACCGCCGATGCGGCGACGCTGTGCGTGCGCGCCGGCAATGCGGCGCTGCTGCGCGGCGGAAGCGAGGCGGTGCATTCCAACCGCGCGATCAACAAGGCGCTGGCCGAAGGCCTGGCCAAGGGCGGCGTGCCCGAAGGCGCGGTGCAGCTGATCCCGACGCAGGACCGCGCCGCGGTCGGCGCGATGCTGAAGGCGGCGGGCCTGATCGACATGATCGTTCCGCGTGGCGGCAAGTCGCTGGTCGCGCGCGTGCAGGAAGAGGCGCGGGTCCCCGTGCTCGCCCATCTCGACGGCATCAACCACACCTTCGTCCATGCCAGCGCCGACAAGACGATGGCGGAGGACATCGTCCTCAACGCCAAGCTGCGCCGCACCGGCGTTTGCGGGGCGATGGAAACGCTGCTGATCGACAGGAACTATCCCGATGCGGCGGGTGTCGTGAAGAAGCTGCTCGACGCCGATTGCGAAGTTCGCGGCGATGAAGCTGCGCGCAAGCTGGACGAGCGGGTCAAGCCCGCGGATGACGAGGATTGGGATACCGAATATCTCGAAGCCATCGCGTCCGTCGCCATCGTCGACGGCATGGACGCCGCGCTCGACCATATTGCGGCGCATAGCTCGGGCCATACCGATGCGATCGTCGCCAGCGACGCCGACGCGGTCGAGACTTTCCTCAACAACGTGGACAGCGCCATCGTGATGGCCAATGCCTCCAGCCAGTTCGCCGATGGCGGCGAGTTCGGGCTGGGCGCGGAAATCGGCATCGCCACCGGGCGGCTGCATGCCCGCGGGCCGGTCGCGCTGGAGGGGCTGACGACCTATAAATGGCAGGTGCGCGGCAGCGGCCAGACCCGCCCCTGA